In one Rutidosis leptorrhynchoides isolate AG116_Rl617_1_P2 chromosome 8, CSIRO_AGI_Rlap_v1, whole genome shotgun sequence genomic region, the following are encoded:
- the LOC139863513 gene encoding serine carboxypeptidase-like, which produces MNPVFIYLFLSVLIDPSSSSLYTRTGYKQFIKDLNLHPKLDVKKNASDYRIVEKPLRLPVLGQSGASIPNLVHATGYIRIKHTIGGRMFYYFFQSRHRKDDPVVIWLTGGPGCSSAIALFEENGPFRFTKNLSLLWNKYGWDKVANMIYIDQPIGTGFSYSSSDKDIRHDEKGVSNDLYDFLQGFFTKHPDYVKNDLYITGESYGGHYVPALASRINHGNKNKQGIHLNLKGLAIGNGMTVSGIQFGQADTDFALLNNLIKETDYKRLNQIVRKCEKAAKKCGTDGEESCLKAVEICQQIYLDILSISHICKYDIRRHDCYNITENVDKFLNKPSVKKALGVPQDIRFASCSDAVKHALLADIMRHLEGGLPELLEEGIKMRIYAGECDFACNWIGNYRWVRDMKWSGQSNFKASKFVPFRVDGKEAGELKNYGPLTFLKVHEAGHMVPMDQPKASLKMLKSDCKEDSGSVRL; this is translated from the exons ATGAATCcagttttcatttacctttttctcTCTGTCCTCATTGATCCTTCATCATCTTCACTTTATACAAGAACAGGATACAAACAATTCATCAAGGATCTAAATCTGCACCCAAAACTTGATGTTAAGAAAAACGCATCGGATTATAGGATTGTTGAGAAGCCATTAAGGCTTCCAGTTCTTGGCCAATCAGGTGCATCGATTCCTAACCTTGTTCATGCAACTGGATATATTCGAATTAAACACACTATAGGTGGAAG gatgttctactacttctttcaatCGAGACACAGAAAAGATGATCCTGTGGTTATATGGTTAACCGGAGGACCAGGTTGTAGTAGCGCAATAGCTCTTTTTGAAGAAAATGGCCCCTTTCGTTTCACCAAAAACTTATCTCTACTCTGGAATAAATACGGTTGGGATAAG GTTGCCAACATGATATACATTGACCAACCTATTGGAACTGGTTTCAGTTACAGTTCTAGCGATAAAGACATTCGACACGATGAAAAAGGAGTGAGTAATGATCTTTATGATTTCTTGCAG GGGTTCTTTACAAAGCACCCTGATTATGTGAAAAACGACCTCTACATAACTGGAGAATCATACGGAGGGCACTACGTTCCAGCTTTGGCTTCTCGTATAAACCACGGGAACAAAAACAAACAAGGCATTCATTTAAACCTAAAG GGACTTGCAATTGGAAATGGTATGACTGTATCTGGAATTCAGTTCGGGCAGGCAGACACTGATTTTGCTCTTTTAAACAATTTGATTAAAGAGACCGATTATAAAAGACTTAATCAGATAGTGCGGAAATGTGAAAAGGCAGCCAAGAAATGTG GGACTGATGGTGAAGAGAGCTGCCTTAAAGCCGTGGAAATATGTCAACAAATCTATCTAGATATTCTTTCCATTAGCCATATATGT AAATATGATATCAGGAGGCACGATTGCTATAATATAACAGAAAACGTTGACAAATTTTTGAACAAGCCATCAGTGAAAAAGGCATTAGGGGTACCGCAAGATATAAGGTTTGCGTCGTGTAGTGATGCGGTGAAACACGCATTGCTGGCGGACATCATGAGACACCTTGAAGGCGGCCTTCCGGAACTTTTGGAAGAAGGTATCAAAATGCGTATATATGCTGGAGAATGTGATTTCGCCTGCAACTGGATCG GGAACTATAGATGGGTTAGAGACATGAAATGGTCTGGTCAATCAAatttcaaagcatcaaaatttgtTCCATTTCGAGTAGACGGTAAAGAAGCTGGAGAACTCAAGAACTATGGCCCACTCACTTTCCTTAAG GTGCATGAGGCTGGACATATGGTACCAATGGATCAACCAAAGGCttctttgaagatgttaaaaag TGATTGCAAAGAGGATTCCGGGAGCGTTCGTTTGTAA